Part of the Caulifigura coniformis genome, ACATCCACGAAATCCAGATGTACGACCACGACTCCGAACGCCAGTTCGCCATGTTTCTCCGCATGGAATGGCCGGCCGACGAGGAGCCCGTCGCCGTTCTGCGGCAGCGCATGCGCGACATCGGAGAGGCCAAGGGACTCGCCATCCGCACATGGTCGCGCGAGGAACACAGCCGTCCCCCGCGACTCGCCATCTGCACCACCCACCGACCCGAAACGCCGCTCGCCCTGCTGCGCGACATCCGCGACAAACGCCTCAAGGCGACGCCCGCAGTCATCATCGGAAACCGCGACAGTTGCCGGGGCATCGCCGAGCAGTTCGAAGTCCCCTTCGTGAACATCGGCGACGCCAGGGGCGAACCGGACAACGACCTGTTCACCAGTCTCATCGATCAGTACGAGATCGATTACGTCATCCTCGCCCGCTATATGAGAATCCTCCCCGCCAGCATCTGCTGGGAGTTCGCCGGGGGACGCATCATCAACCTCCACCACGGCCTGTTGCCCTCTTTCCCAGGGCCTCAGCCATATGCCGACGCCTACGCCCGTCGCATGCTCACCTTCGGCGCCACCGCGCACTTCATCGTTCCGGAACTCGATGCGGGCAACCAGACCATCCACCAGGAAACGTTCAGCGTGCTCCCCGGCACGTCACTCGATGAAGTGATTCGCCTCGGCCAAAGCGACAACGAACCCCGCTGCCTGTCCGAGGGAGTCCGCCGCGTTGTCGACCGCGAGGTCGAGCTGCACTTCCACCGCGTCGTGAGCAGCCAGGCCCGAACCCCGTAGCCCCCGGAGAATCAACGGGCGCTGCGTTTCTTCGCGGCGGCGGCCTTCTTCTTCGTCGCCTGCTTTCTGACGGCCGCCTGACGCCGCTCTGCCCGCACCTCTTTCGGTTCGTTGAGAACCGATTCGTACTGCGCTATGTAAGACGCGACCGGCGTCTTCCGGATCGCGTCTGCAATCACGTCCAGCGCCAGGTCATCCGCCTTCCTGAACCGGATGCAGCTCTTCCCCATGTCGAGCTTCTTGCCCGCCGTCTTCCAGGCGTCCCGGAACTCCTGCGCGACACGGGTCCCCTCGTACAGTCCCATCATGTACAGCGACAGGTAGTTCTTCTGCGACGCCAGGCAGATGTAGGGCAGCGGCTGCTTCGGCGGGCAGTGATACCCCGGCGGGTAGACGCT contains:
- a CDS encoding formyltetrahydrofolate deformylase translates to MHVTVTAVGPDNRGLADPIVHYVATAGANIHEIQMYDHDSERQFAMFLRMEWPADEEPVAVLRQRMRDIGEAKGLAIRTWSREEHSRPPRLAICTTHRPETPLALLRDIRDKRLKATPAVIIGNRDSCRGIAEQFEVPFVNIGDARGEPDNDLFTSLIDQYEIDYVILARYMRILPASICWEFAGGRIINLHHGLLPSFPGPQPYADAYARRMLTFGATAHFIVPELDAGNQTIHQETFSVLPGTSLDEVIRLGQSDNEPRCLSEGVRRVVDREVELHFHRVVSSQARTP
- a CDS encoding DUF1801 domain-containing protein, with amino-acid sequence MQSQATTVEQYLAELPMDRRATVETVRKVILKNIDRKQVEEGMLYGMIGYFIPYSVYPPGYHCPPKQPLPYICLASQKNYLSLYMMGLYEGTRVAQEFRDAWKTAGKKLDMGKSCIRFRKADDLALDVIADAIRKTPVASYIAQYESVLNEPKEVRAERRQAAVRKQATKKKAAAAKKRSAR